The following nucleotide sequence is from Acidaminococcales bacterium.
TTCAGTTGCACGACACTCCCGCGCCTTGTTTCGCGGCTGGCTGTGGATTTGTCCCGCCCGATTTTCTTGGCTATCGCCGCTACCCCGTGTTCATTCTTGAACCGAAAATTGATTTAGGTGGTGCGGGAATAATTGTTCTTGAAGATATGGATTTTGTATGATAAAATCTATGAGATACAAACAGGACGGTCCTCTGAAGCGCGCTGGCTCAAGAACGTCCGGGAATTCAGGAGGATTGTTATGAATATTATTGAAATTTTGGAAAAAGAACAGTTAAAAAAAGACATTCCAAGTTTTTGGCCAGGCGATACCGTACGTGTCCATGTCAAGGTCGTCGAGGGAAACCGTGAACGCATACAGGCTTTTGAAGGCGTTGTAATAGCGCGTTCCGGCGGCGCGGTAAGGGAAACTTTCGTAGTCCGGCGCATTTCCTACGGAGTGGGGGTGGAACGGGTGTTTCCGTTGCACTCGCCTAAAATCGACAAAATAGAGGTTGTCCGCCGCGGCGTGGTACGCCGGGCAAAACTTTATTATTTGCGCAAACTCACCGGCAAGGCGGCGCGCATAAAAGAGAGAAGATAAAAACGGCGTTATAACAAAAGATCTCCCCGCCTCATTTTTCCCTGCCGTTTACGGTAGGGAAAAATGAGGCGGGGATAGGCGTAATTGCCCATCTGCTTGGGAGTGACAGCATGTTTAAAAAAATAAATTGGCAAAATGAAATCAAAGATTGGCTGATTTCGATTGTAATAGCAATCGTGCTGGCGTTTCTGATCAGAACTTTCATCATTGAGCCGTACATGGTCGAGGGGCCGTCCATGATGCCGACTTTGGAAAATCATGAGCGGCTGTTGGTAAATAAATTTATTTATACCTTTGATGAACCCAAAAAAGGCGAAATAATTGTTTTCCGCTATCCGCGCGACCTTAGCCGCGACTTTATCAAACGGGTAATCGCCACGGGCGGAGACACTATTGAAATCAGGCGCGGGACGGTGTATGTAAACGGCGATCTTAAAGAGGAAAGCTATATACTGGAAAGGGCCAAAGGTTCCTATAATAAAGTCATAGTGCCGGAAGGCCATGTGTTTGTAATGGGCGACAACCGTAACAATTCCGAAGACAGCAGATACCCTGACGTGGGTTTTGTTCCCATGAAATTGGTGAAAGGCAAGGCTTTTGTGGTGTTTTGGCCGGCGGCGGTTTGGCGGCTGCTGCCTTAGAAAGGGAAAGCGCGGATAGGGCGCAGGGGATAGCGGAGGTGCTTTTTGCGGGAATTGTCCGTTCAATGGTTTCCCGGTCACATGACTAAAGCGAAAAGGATGATCGCCGAAGAGCTGAAGCTTATCGACATTGTGATCGAAATGCTTGACGCTCGTATTCCGGTCGCCAGTTGCAATCCGTTGCTTGCGGAATTAATCGGCGG
It contains:
- the rplS gene encoding 50S ribosomal protein L19, translated to MNIIEILEKEQLKKDIPSFWPGDTVRVHVKVVEGNRERIQAFEGVVIARSGGAVRETFVVRRISYGVGVERVFPLHSPKIDKIEVVRRGVVRRAKLYYLRKLTGKAARIKERR
- the lepB gene encoding signal peptidase I, producing the protein MFKKINWQNEIKDWLISIVIAIVLAFLIRTFIIEPYMVEGPSMMPTLENHERLLVNKFIYTFDEPKKGEIIVFRYPRDLSRDFIKRVIATGGDTIEIRRGTVYVNGDLKEESYILERAKGSYNKVIVPEGHVFVMGDNRNNSEDSRYPDVGFVPMKLVKGKAFVVFWPAAVWRLLP